Proteins encoded within one genomic window of Candidatus Berkiella cookevillensis:
- the lpxB gene encoding lipid-A-disaccharide synthase — MNKQTVIGIVAGEASGDILGQSIMHSLKMRCPSVRFVGVGGPHMQKEGMESIGQIETLSVMGLIEPLKKLPQILRLKKNIISHFKKDPPACFIGIDAPDFNLRLEKILKNKKIKTMHLVSPTIWAWRANRIHDIKKAVDLMLLIFPFEKEIYDRHRVPACYIGHPIADSIEMTSDKFKARAALKLDPDAQWLALMPGSRDAELRYLANDFFLTAKWLKQKVPNLKFIVPCVNEARFNQVKEILQSFPDLQDVHLVLEQSITAMQASDAILLASGTAALQAALIKRPCVVAYRMSGFTYQIAKRLVKAKYMALPNIIADKILMPEFLQDAVQPEAMGKVLLEYIKDPSACEELLTEFQRIHKTLKCDAGDKAAEAILKFISQKSEQK; from the coding sequence ATGAATAAGCAAACGGTTATTGGTATTGTTGCTGGCGAAGCTTCAGGAGATATTCTGGGGCAAAGCATTATGCATTCACTTAAAATGCGTTGTCCTTCCGTGCGTTTCGTTGGTGTGGGGGGGCCTCACATGCAAAAAGAAGGCATGGAATCTATTGGTCAGATCGAAACACTTTCGGTGATGGGCTTGATAGAGCCTTTAAAGAAACTTCCTCAAATTCTTCGCCTAAAAAAAAATATTATTTCTCATTTCAAGAAAGACCCACCTGCATGTTTTATTGGCATTGATGCGCCTGATTTTAATTTACGTCTTGAAAAAATACTTAAGAATAAAAAAATCAAAACCATGCACTTGGTAAGCCCCACCATTTGGGCTTGGCGTGCTAATCGAATACATGATATTAAAAAAGCAGTTGATTTGATGCTATTGATTTTTCCCTTTGAGAAGGAAATTTACGATAGACATAGAGTGCCAGCTTGTTATATAGGACATCCAATAGCAGATAGTATTGAAATGACTTCGGATAAGTTCAAAGCAAGAGCAGCGCTTAAACTGGATCCAGATGCACAATGGCTTGCACTCATGCCTGGTAGTAGAGACGCAGAGCTGAGATATTTGGCAAATGATTTTTTTCTAACTGCAAAATGGTTAAAGCAGAAAGTACCAAATTTAAAATTTATAGTGCCTTGTGTAAATGAAGCCAGGTTCAATCAGGTTAAAGAGATCTTGCAGTCCTTCCCAGATTTACAAGATGTTCATTTAGTTCTAGAGCAGTCGATAACGGCAATGCAGGCCAGTGATGCCATCTTGCTTGCTTCTGGTACGGCTGCTTTGCAAGCAGCATTGATAAAACGCCCTTGTGTTGTTGCTTATAGAATGTCTGGGTTTACCTATCAAATTGCAAAACGATTAGTGAAAGCAAAATATATGGCTTTGCCGAATATTATTGCTGATAAAATCTTAATGCCAGAATTTTTGCAAGATGCTGTGCAGCCTGAAGCAATGGGCAAAGTATTATTAGAATATATAAAAGACCCAAGTGCGTGTGAAGAGCTTTTGACTGAGTTTCAAAGAATTCATAAAACCTTAAAATGCGATGCTGGAGATAAAGCAGCAGAAGCTATTTTAAAATTTATCTCTCAAAAATCTGAACAAAAGTAA
- the rnhB gene encoding ribonuclease HII, which produces MIIAGCDEVGRGPLAGPVMAAAVILPASYDLPGLTDSKKLSEKKRERLFDAIKEQAVAWTVAEASVEEIDEINILQASLLAMKRAIETLSITPNKVLVDGNMCPKIQLDCEAIVGGDLTIPSISAASIIAKVTRDRLMLELDQKYPKYGLKANKGYPTKIHCVAIQEHGPCIIHRKSFAPIRDMIKQYEQS; this is translated from the coding sequence ATGATAATAGCAGGTTGCGATGAAGTGGGCAGAGGGCCATTAGCAGGGCCTGTGATGGCGGCAGCCGTTATATTGCCAGCAAGTTATGATTTACCAGGTTTAACTGATTCTAAAAAGCTCAGCGAAAAGAAAAGAGAGCGGCTTTTTGATGCCATTAAAGAACAGGCTGTTGCGTGGACAGTGGCAGAAGCTTCTGTAGAAGAGATTGATGAAATTAATATTCTTCAAGCAAGCTTGTTGGCAATGAAGCGTGCCATTGAAACTTTAAGTATCACGCCTAATAAAGTATTAGTCGATGGTAATATGTGCCCGAAAATACAATTAGATTGTGAAGCCATTGTTGGTGGTGATCTCACAATACCCTCTATTAGCGCGGCATCGATTATTGCGAAGGTAACAAGAGATCGCCTCATGTTAGAATTAGATCAAAAGTATCCGAAGTATGGATTAAAAGCTAATAAAGGCTATCCAACTAAAATACACTGTGTGGCGATCCAAGAACATGGTCCCTGCATTATTCATAGAAAGTCATTTGCACCGATTCGAGATATGATTAAACAATATGAGCAATCATAA
- the dnaE gene encoding DNA polymerase III subunit alpha codes for MSNHKFIHLSVHSEYSIFDSIVRLDDLCETAVDQEIPALCVTDLCNLFATVKFFKKAISKGIQPIIGAEIWLESHLEHIASSKIILLCQNKIGYLNLTKLITACYKEGKRLKLPLAKYKWIKNFNEGLIAIAKGYESDIAQLVALDKIETAEKCIQTWQEWFGDRFYCGLTRYNHNPALEKKIISVLQKYTLAIVALNDVVFIAPTEHEAHEARVCIQEGATLEQQNRLSFSKEQYFKSPKEMADLFHDLPSSIENTVQIAKRCAFFLELGAPALPNFPVPEGETEESFIEKESFKGLEQRLKHKFLLQKYSEEAQIKIKQDYEDRLKVELAVINKMGFPGYFLIVADFIQWAKAHDIPVGPGRGSGAGSLVAYALLITDIDPIDYELLFERFLNPERVSMPDFDVDFCMDKRDNVIEYVAERYGRDSVSQISTFGTMAAKAVVRDVGRVLGHPYGFVDQIAKLIPFELGITLDKALAQEEALQAKYDTDEEVKILIDLAKKLEGIIRNVGKHAGGVVIAPSALSDFAPLYCEEGSEQTVTQFDKDDAETVGLVKFDFLGLRTLTIIHWAVKNVNKILEKSNKTPIDINHIKIDDPTTFKLLKKCQTTAVFQLESHGMKELIKRLSPDQFEEIIALVALFRPGPLQSGMVDDFINRKHGRAEVVYPHEKIAPILKPTYGVILYQEQVMQIAQVLAGYSLGQADLLRRAMGKKKPEEMAKQRADFVTGSVEREVDKALAESIFDLMEKFAGYGFNKSHSAAYALVAYQTAWLKAHFPACYMAAVLSADLNHTDKIVKFIDECRDAKLKVIPPNINICNYFFTVGDNQEILYGLGAIKGAGESAIRNIIDVRNNGPFKDLFEFCQRVDLKKVTRRVLEPLIKAGAFDCLGEDRGTLLGNLNDAIKEAENTKKDTMTGQIDLFSDQLFSNEVSIKAHYTKNPDYLWSVAKRLQFEKDALGLYFSGHPIEVVAHELSQFGVVTLRSVMTSQKDQKKYIAGLVMQVRTLQTKKGDRMAFVTLDDQSARTEIALFSDLYQSKRDVVVKDNLIIIEAEIGFDRFRQAQKIRAQSIFTMDELRARKAKYLKITVHENKFNLNSIALLKNLLEQKERGTCSIVLEFQKLTANGSLKFNERWNIAYSTEIVSELKTKVKEIDAVEVVY; via the coding sequence ATGAGCAATCATAAATTCATCCATTTAAGCGTTCATTCGGAATATTCTATATTCGATAGTATTGTGCGCCTTGATGATTTATGCGAAACAGCGGTTGATCAAGAGATCCCTGCTTTATGTGTTACCGATCTTTGTAATTTGTTTGCAACCGTTAAATTTTTTAAAAAGGCGATTTCAAAAGGTATTCAGCCCATTATTGGAGCAGAAATTTGGTTGGAGTCTCATTTAGAACATATTGCAAGCAGTAAAATTATTTTACTGTGTCAAAATAAAATAGGCTATCTGAATTTAACAAAGCTGATTACGGCTTGTTATAAAGAAGGTAAGCGTCTCAAGCTCCCGCTGGCTAAATATAAATGGATAAAGAATTTTAATGAAGGCTTGATTGCGATTGCCAAAGGATATGAGAGCGATATCGCGCAATTGGTTGCGCTAGATAAAATAGAAACTGCTGAGAAATGTATCCAGACATGGCAAGAATGGTTTGGAGATAGATTCTATTGCGGATTAACACGCTATAATCATAATCCTGCCCTTGAAAAAAAAATTATTTCAGTTTTGCAAAAATACACTTTAGCCATTGTGGCCTTAAATGATGTTGTGTTTATTGCACCTACAGAACATGAAGCCCATGAAGCACGGGTTTGTATTCAAGAAGGGGCAACGCTGGAGCAGCAAAATAGGCTAAGCTTCAGCAAGGAACAATATTTTAAATCGCCTAAAGAAATGGCTGATTTATTTCATGATTTACCCTCTAGTATTGAAAATACTGTTCAAATAGCAAAACGTTGCGCATTTTTCTTAGAGCTAGGGGCGCCGGCTTTACCTAATTTCCCTGTGCCAGAAGGTGAAACAGAAGAAAGTTTCATTGAAAAAGAATCTTTTAAAGGCTTAGAACAGCGGCTTAAGCATAAATTTCTCTTGCAAAAATATTCAGAAGAAGCGCAAATAAAAATCAAGCAAGATTATGAAGATCGTTTAAAAGTTGAGCTGGCTGTTATTAATAAAATGGGCTTTCCTGGATACTTCTTGATCGTTGCTGACTTCATTCAATGGGCAAAAGCACATGATATACCCGTTGGGCCAGGCCGTGGTAGTGGTGCAGGATCGCTTGTCGCTTATGCGCTTTTAATTACAGATATTGATCCGATTGATTATGAATTGCTTTTTGAGCGATTCTTAAATCCTGAGCGGGTATCCATGCCTGACTTTGACGTCGATTTTTGCATGGATAAGCGTGACAATGTCATTGAGTATGTTGCAGAACGTTATGGAAGAGACAGCGTTTCTCAGATTTCCACTTTTGGTACAATGGCTGCAAAAGCCGTTGTCAGAGACGTTGGAAGAGTACTCGGGCATCCTTATGGCTTTGTTGACCAAATTGCCAAGTTGATACCTTTTGAGCTTGGGATAACTCTCGATAAAGCCTTAGCGCAAGAAGAAGCTTTGCAAGCTAAATATGATACCGATGAAGAAGTCAAAATTTTAATCGACTTAGCAAAAAAATTAGAAGGTATTATCCGAAATGTGGGTAAGCATGCAGGGGGAGTTGTGATTGCACCTTCTGCCTTATCTGATTTTGCGCCACTTTATTGTGAAGAAGGCAGTGAACAAACGGTAACGCAGTTTGATAAAGATGATGCTGAAACCGTTGGTTTGGTAAAATTTGACTTTTTGGGCTTGCGCACACTTACTATTATTCATTGGGCTGTTAAAAACGTAAATAAAATACTTGAGAAAAGTAATAAGACGCCTATCGATATTAATCATATTAAGATAGATGATCCTACTACTTTCAAATTACTGAAAAAATGCCAAACGACCGCTGTCTTTCAGTTAGAGTCACATGGTATGAAAGAGCTGATTAAGCGTTTGAGTCCCGATCAGTTTGAAGAAATTATTGCATTAGTCGCGCTGTTTCGACCTGGCCCATTGCAATCTGGGATGGTGGATGATTTTATCAATCGAAAACATGGTAGGGCTGAGGTTGTCTATCCGCATGAGAAAATTGCACCTATTTTGAAGCCTACTTATGGCGTAATTTTGTATCAAGAGCAGGTAATGCAGATTGCTCAGGTACTTGCCGGCTATAGCTTAGGGCAAGCAGATTTGCTAAGACGCGCTATGGGTAAGAAAAAGCCTGAAGAGATGGCAAAGCAGCGTGCGGACTTTGTGACAGGCTCGGTCGAACGTGAGGTTGATAAAGCACTGGCAGAGTCAATCTTTGACTTAATGGAAAAATTCGCAGGCTATGGTTTTAATAAGTCTCACTCAGCCGCCTATGCGCTTGTTGCCTATCAGACAGCCTGGTTGAAAGCGCATTTTCCAGCTTGCTATATGGCAGCTGTACTTTCTGCAGATTTGAACCACACAGATAAAATTGTAAAATTTATTGATGAATGCAGAGATGCTAAATTAAAAGTTATTCCGCCTAATATTAATATTTGTAATTATTTTTTTACCGTGGGTGACAATCAAGAAATATTATATGGTTTAGGTGCAATCAAGGGCGCGGGTGAGAGCGCGATACGAAATATTATTGATGTTAGAAATAACGGGCCATTTAAAGACTTATTTGAGTTTTGTCAGCGTGTTGATCTTAAGAAAGTAACTCGAAGAGTGCTGGAGCCTTTGATTAAAGCAGGTGCTTTTGATTGCTTAGGAGAAGACAGAGGCACTTTATTGGGCAATTTAAATGATGCCATTAAAGAAGCAGAAAATACGAAAAAAGACACAATGACAGGGCAGATAGATTTATTTTCTGATCAGCTGTTTTCTAATGAAGTATCAATAAAAGCACATTATACAAAAAATCCAGATTATCTTTGGTCTGTTGCTAAACGATTGCAATTTGAAAAAGATGCTTTGGGCTTATACTTCTCGGGGCATCCCATTGAAGTAGTTGCGCATGAACTCTCACAGTTTGGTGTAGTCACCTTGAGATCGGTGATGACATCACAAAAAGATCAGAAAAAATATATTGCTGGGTTGGTTATGCAAGTGCGCACCTTGCAAACCAAAAAAGGCGATCGTATGGCTTTTGTTACTTTGGATGATCAAAGCGCACGGACTGAGATTGCTTTGTTTTCAGATCTTTATCAATCTAAAAGAGATGTGGTTGTTAAAGACAATCTTATTATCATTGAAGCAGAGATCGGCTTTGATAGATTTCGTCAAGCTCAGAAAATTAGAGCACAATCTATTTTTACAATGGATGAGTTAAGAGCCAGAAAAGCCAAATATTTAAAAATTACTGTGCATGAGAATAAATTTAATTTAAATAGCATTGCACTGTTAAAAAATCTCTTAGAACAAAAAGAAAGAGGTACTTGTTCTATTGTCTTGGAATTTCAAAAACTAACCGCAAATGGATCTTTGAAGTTTAATGAGCGTTGGAATATCGCTTATTCAACAGAGATTGTTTCTGAGTTAAAAACCAAGGTGAAGGAGATTGATGCTGTTGAGGTTGTTTATTAG
- a CDS encoding HvfC/BufC N-terminal domain-containing protein: protein MSKLIDIQNGFQGYLLTGEIADILPAIVEDDLPKEKRLNIYFDAYRLRLLDITQQDYSKTLILLGEEQFEHAFLSYLKAYPSTHFSARYFGQYFSQFLKDCAPYSEYPIFSEMADFEWALMSTLDAADAPLITQAELNNLPEEAWSTLKLSFHPSVILKHYQWDTPFLWKSIENNEAQRNPNLLEEAQHWFIWRKGLRSLYHSITPAQALLFNSMHQGLCFHECLEKLNDIMEETEIPAFAISNLQFWIHSEMVSEVIVQ, encoded by the coding sequence ATGTCAAAGTTAATAGATATACAAAATGGCTTCCAAGGTTATCTTCTCACAGGCGAGATTGCAGATATACTCCCTGCTATTGTTGAAGATGATTTACCCAAAGAAAAAAGATTAAACATCTATTTTGATGCTTATCGACTTCGATTGCTCGATATCACCCAACAAGATTATTCAAAAACGCTTATTTTGCTTGGAGAGGAACAATTTGAGCATGCTTTTTTATCCTATTTAAAAGCATATCCCTCAACACATTTTTCTGCTCGATATTTTGGTCAATATTTTAGTCAGTTTTTAAAAGATTGCGCACCCTATTCAGAATATCCCATATTCTCTGAAATGGCCGATTTTGAATGGGCACTCATGAGCACCTTGGATGCAGCAGATGCGCCACTTATTACACAGGCAGAATTAAATAACTTGCCTGAAGAAGCATGGTCAACACTGAAGCTCAGCTTTCATCCCAGTGTGATATTGAAACACTATCAATGGGATACCCCTTTTCTTTGGAAATCTATTGAAAACAATGAAGCGCAAAGAAATCCAAATTTATTAGAAGAAGCTCAACATTGGTTTATTTGGAGAAAAGGACTGAGAAGTCTCTATCATTCAATTACACCGGCACAAGCGCTACTCTTTAATAGCATGCACCAAGGATTATGCTTTCATGAATGCTTAGAAAAATTAAATGACATAATGGAAGAGACAGAAATACCTGCCTTTGCTATTTCAAATTTACAATTTTGGATACATTCAGAAATGGTGTCAGAGGTTATTGTTCAGTAA
- the bufB gene encoding MNIO family bufferin maturase, with the protein MESNTDTSRPSSPLGYLGFGLGLRTDHYHTILESNPPIDWFEALTENYLVPGGKPLYYLDQVSERYPMVMHGVSMSIGSSDPLNWDYLKQVKNLAARIDAKWISDHLCWTGIHHKNMHDLLPLPYTQEALNYLSERIRTVQDFLGRQLLIENVSSYLAYANSEMTEWEFIAQLCTQADCLLLLDINNIYVSSFNHKFDPLTFLEAIPKERVQQFHLAGHTNNGDHIIDTHDHPIIDSVWELYAKAVERFGKVSTMIERDDHIPPLAELLLELEQAKDIARNCPRNNNFSFSQGTDSLSSAVYIEVNEQRKRSGNEGSIKNSTFETASNDIFKVV; encoded by the coding sequence GTGGAATCAAATACCGACACTTCCCGCCCAAGCAGTCCACTTGGTTATTTAGGTTTTGGTTTAGGATTAAGAACAGATCATTACCATACAATTTTAGAAAGCAACCCACCTATTGATTGGTTTGAAGCCCTCACTGAAAACTACCTTGTCCCTGGTGGCAAACCTTTATATTACCTTGATCAAGTAAGCGAACGTTATCCCATGGTTATGCATGGTGTTTCAATGTCTATCGGAAGTAGTGATCCACTCAACTGGGATTATCTCAAACAAGTAAAGAATTTGGCAGCTCGTATTGATGCAAAATGGATTTCTGATCACTTGTGCTGGACAGGCATCCACCATAAAAATATGCACGATTTATTACCTTTGCCTTATACCCAAGAAGCACTCAACTACTTGAGTGAAAGAATCCGCACGGTACAAGATTTTTTGGGTAGACAGCTACTCATCGAGAATGTTTCTAGCTATTTAGCTTATGCTAACTCAGAAATGACGGAATGGGAATTTATTGCCCAACTTTGCACTCAAGCAGATTGCCTACTCCTGCTGGATATCAATAATATTTATGTAAGCTCTTTTAATCATAAGTTTGATCCTCTTACTTTTTTAGAGGCTATTCCTAAAGAACGCGTCCAACAATTTCATCTTGCGGGACACACAAATAATGGCGATCACATTATTGATACGCATGACCACCCCATTATTGATTCCGTGTGGGAATTATACGCAAAGGCGGTTGAACGATTTGGAAAAGTATCTACCATGATCGAACGAGATGATCATATTCCGCCACTTGCAGAATTGCTGTTAGAACTTGAACAAGCAAAAGACATTGCTAGAAACTGTCCCAGAAATAATAATTTTTCGTTCAGCCAAGGTACAGATTCTTTGAGTAGTGCTGTTTACATAGAGGTAAATGAGCAGCGCAAAAGGAGCGGCAACGAAGGATCAATAAAAAATAGCACTTTTGAGACAGCTTCTAATGATATTTTTAAAGTTGTGTAA
- the bufA2 gene encoding BufA2 family periplasmic bufferin-type metallophore — protein sequence MKRTSIKIGLTLAATAAALFATGCTTLCGESQEALVKCSNVNACKGSSECATPSNSCKGRNSCKSSGWVYMTKSECLANGGSVRD from the coding sequence ATGAAACGGACGTCTATCAAAATTGGTCTTACATTAGCTGCTACAGCAGCAGCTTTATTCGCAACTGGTTGTACAACACTTTGCGGTGAATCTCAAGAAGCGTTAGTAAAATGTTCTAACGTTAACGCTTGTAAAGGTTCTAGTGAATGTGCAACACCTAGCAATTCTTGCAAAGGTCGTAATAGCTGCAAGAGCTCTGGCTGGGTTTATATGACTAAGAGTGAATGCTTAGCCAACGGTGGCTCAGTAAGAGACTAA
- a CDS encoding acetyl-CoA carboxylase carboxyltransferase subunit alpha, with amino-acid sequence MNQNYLDFEQPIAELVEKIEELRHVGSDSEINISEEILRLEAKSRDLTKSIFKNLSAWQVAQLARHPKRPYTLDYIEHLFSDFDELHGDRAFSDDKAIVGGIARFEGEPVMVIGQQKGRDTKEKIERNFGMMHPEGYRRAKRLMELAEKFELPVITLIDTPGAYPGIGAEARNQSEAIARNLYVMSQLKTPIIAIVIGEGCSGGALGIGVADRVLMLQYSYYATISPEGCASILFRNAEKKSEAAEMMGITADKLLELGLIDGIIPEPLGGAHRDIVKTAASVKKYLQENLKQLKRLSLEQLMEERYKKIMVLGTDV; translated from the coding sequence ATGAATCAAAACTACCTGGATTTTGAACAGCCAATTGCTGAATTAGTAGAGAAGATCGAAGAATTAAGACATGTCGGTTCAGATTCTGAAATTAATATCAGTGAAGAAATTCTTCGTCTTGAGGCGAAAAGCAGAGATTTAACTAAATCAATATTTAAGAATCTCTCAGCATGGCAAGTTGCTCAACTAGCACGTCATCCTAAAAGACCTTATACGCTAGACTACATTGAACACCTCTTTAGTGATTTTGATGAATTGCATGGTGATCGCGCTTTTTCTGATGATAAAGCGATTGTGGGAGGCATAGCTCGTTTTGAGGGTGAACCTGTTATGGTCATTGGCCAACAAAAGGGCAGAGACACCAAAGAGAAAATTGAACGTAATTTTGGCATGATGCATCCAGAAGGCTATCGTCGTGCAAAACGACTCATGGAATTAGCTGAAAAATTTGAGCTGCCCGTTATCACATTGATTGATACACCAGGCGCCTATCCAGGCATTGGAGCTGAAGCTCGAAACCAAAGTGAAGCGATAGCACGCAATCTTTACGTCATGTCGCAGTTAAAGACCCCCATCATTGCCATTGTCATTGGAGAAGGATGTTCCGGAGGAGCTTTAGGTATTGGCGTTGCCGATCGCGTATTAATGTTGCAGTACAGCTATTATGCAACTATTTCGCCTGAGGGATGTGCTTCTATTCTCTTCAGAAATGCCGAGAAGAAAAGTGAAGCCGCTGAAATGATGGGCATTACCGCAGATAAGTTGCTTGAACTTGGTTTGATCGATGGCATTATCCCTGAACCTTTAGGGGGAGCACATCGTGACATTGTTAAAACGGCTGCTTCTGTAAAAAAATATTTACAAGAAAATCTTAAGCAATTAAAACGCCTATCTCTAGAGCAGTTGATGGAAGAGCGCTATAAGAAAATTATGGTGCTTGGTACGGATGTTTAA